The following are from one region of the Sardina pilchardus chromosome 4, fSarPil1.1, whole genome shotgun sequence genome:
- the ahr1b gene encoding aryl hydrocarbon receptor 1b, with translation MYAGRKRRKPVQRAAKPPPTEAVKTNPSKRHRDRLNSELERLASLLPFPEDVTSSLDKLSILRLSVSYLRAKNFFSVALKNHTCSNGVTAKAGNHDNGKAARLADGWMLEGELLLQALNGFVLVITANGTIFYTSHTIQDYLGFHQTDVMHQSVFEMVHTEDQQELRQNLHWALNPPPATTYPTPQHSPTDGERGGNSLVAPPCNPEQLPPENSSFLERSFVCRFRCLLDNSSGFLALSLQGRLKFLHGQSQQGPNGVKAPPEPALFAIATPLQSPSILEIRTKNMIFRTKHKLDFTPMACDAKGKIVLGYTEAELRVRGSGYQFIHAADMLYCAENHVRMMKTGESGLTVFRLLTKDNRWKWVQANARLVYKNGRPDYIIATQRPLLEEEGGEHLRKRSMHLPFTFATGEALLYHSSHPVLASQQGGGGEGRAKGKKGQADKEPKDALDPGSLLGAMMSQDESVYISQPAAEPKASCLLPGHLFGELKAHQQQQQQQQQRFAESVASAQRAELVFERWEQAMNGVVAGVSAGGASSVAAALHGTAENGKSFDPLLATLDSLSLGGGGGGGGGGEGGGAKEHCSNGELFSALEGLGLSAEDLELLLLDERMIRVEADAEHVPSLDDLLTSDEILSYIHDSLEHRGDADGPVLLLPPTTTAQQQQQQSLPPALQMDTTQVPDPRVTHASGTNSQYLTQRPPVGQPPILSLSQQMQQHLSLKQPPTSTFDSWGHPGAVDSNGLEQALERHPASNGYCSAPHALVAMTKMTAQPELPQTFLLNHKTSQQLDGGGGGGGGGSQPLHYQQFPLPQHTTQHNQFPQLQPQCHNSHKDSTVAGPPPPFKTDPFATKDHWTGFTQSGQGETLNPGPCLYNGHVPSTCTVDSCMNYCMVDVPVNGGAVRGNGIHQSAMNSISSYQVVNPKGQEQLAQVLSSISNQILGSGQPCRQLSTLDSCGLFTSDLGQIPTQHKLQNGCLSSASHPGDGALPSGNGLTVPNGITPHPETVPSFTDPQTTGFFL, from the exons ATGTATGCGGGACGTAAAAGGAGGAAGCCGGTTCAGAGAGC GGCGAAACCACCGCCGACTGAGGCTGTGAAGACCAACCCCTCCAAGCGCCACCGTGACCGGCTGAACTCGGAGCTGGAACGCCTCGCCAGCCTGCTGCCCTTTCCCGAGGACGTCACCTCCAGTCTGGACAAACTCTCCATCCTTCGCCTGAGCGTCAGCTACCTTCGAGCAAAGAACTTCTTCTCAG TTGCCCTGAAAAACCACACCTGCAGCAATGGGGTGACGGCCAAAGCGGGTAACCATGACAACGGCAAAGCTGCAAGATTGGCAGACGGTTGGATGCTTGAAGGTGAACTCCTTCTGCAG GCCCTGAATGGCTTCGTCCTGGTCATCACTGCTAATGGGACCATATTCTACACCTCGCACACCATTCAGGATTATCTGGGATTCCATCAG ACGGATGTCATGCaccagagtgtgtttgagatggTCCACACGGAGGACCAGCAGGAGCTCAGGCAGAACCTCCACTGGGCCCTGAACCCTCCTCCCGCCACCACCTACCCCACGCCCCAGCACTCCCCCACAG ATGGTGAGCGAGGCGGCAACTCATTGGTCGCCCCCCCCTGCAATCCGGAGCAGCTGCCCCCAGAGAACTCATCGTTTCTTGAAAGGAGCTTTGTGTGTCGCTTCCGATGTCTCTTGGACAACTCCTCTGGCTTCTTA gcCCTGAGTCTCCAGGGAAGGCTCAAATTCCTGCACGGTCAGAGCCAGCAGGGGCCGAACGGGGTCAAGGCCCCACCTGAGCCGGCCCTGTTCGCCATCGCCACCCCCTTGCAGTCTCCCTCCATCCTGGAGATTCGGACCAAGAACATGATCTTCAGAACCAAGCACAAACTGGACTTTACCCCCATGGCTTGCGACGCAAA GGGCAAGATCGTTTTGGGCTACACTGAAGCCGAGCTCAGGGTTCGCGGGTCTGGCTATCAGTTCATCCACGCAGCAGACATGCTCTACTGTGCAGAGAACCATGTCCGCA TGATGAAGACGGGTGAGAGTGGGCTGACGGTGTTCCGGCTCCTCACCAAGGACAACCGCTGGAAGTGGGTCCAGGCCAACGCACGACTCGTGTACAAGAACGGCAGGCCCGATTACATCATCGCCACCCAGAGACCTCTGCT ggaggaggagggaggggagcacCTGCGGAAGCGGTCGATGCACCTGCCCTTCACCTTCGCCACGGGCGAGGCCCTGCTCTACCACAGCAGCCACCCCGTCCTCGCCAGCCAgcagggcggcggcggcgagggCCGAGCCAAGGGCAAGAAGGGGCAGGCCGACAAAGAGCCCAAGGACGCACTGGACCCGGGCTCCCTGCTGGGCGCCATGATGAGCCAGGACGAGTCGGTGTACATCAGCCAGCCGGCGGCCGAGCCCAAGGCGTCCTGCCTCCTCCCGGGACACCTGTTCGGCGAGCTCAAggcccaccagcagcagcagcagcagcagcagcagcgcttcGCCGAGAGCGTGGCGTCCGCCCAGCGTGCCGAGCTCGTGTTCGAGCGCTGGGAGCAGGCGATGAACGGCGTCGTCGCCGGCGTGTCGGCCGGCGGCGCGTCCTCCGTGGCCGCCGCGCTCCACGGGACGGCCGAGAACGGGAAGAGCTTCGACCCGCTCCTGGCCACGCTGGACTCGCTGTCGCTGGGCgggggcggtggcggtggcgggggTGGTGAGGGCGGCGGTGCCAAGGAGCACTGCTCCAACGGGGAGCTGTTCAGCGCGCTGGAGGGCCTGGGGCTGAGCGCCGAGgacctggagctgctgctgctggacgagCGCATGATCCGCGTGGAGGCCGACGCCGAGCACGTGCCCTCCCTGGACGACCTGCTCACCAGCGACGAGATCCTCTCCTACATCCACGACTCGCTGGAGCACCGGGGGGACGCCGACGGgcccgtgctgctgctgccccccaccaccaccgcccagcagcagcagcagcagtcgctCCCCCCAGCGCTGCAGATGGACACAACCCAGGTGCCTGACCCTCGCGTCACTCACGCCTCCGGCACGAACAGCCAGTACCTCACTCAGAGACCACCGGTCGGTCAGCCCCCCATCCTGAGCCTTTCCCAGCAGATGCAGCAGCATTTGAGTCTGAAACAGCCGCCGACGTCCACTTTCGACTCGTGGGGACACCCGGGCGCAGTCGACAGCAACGGCCTCGAGCAGGCGCTGGAAAGACACCCGGCGTCCAACGGCTACTGCTCGGCCCCGCACGCGCTGGTCGCCATGACTAAAATGACCGCTCAGCCTGAACTCCCACAGACATTTTTGCTAAACCACAAGACCTCACAGCAGCTGgacggtggcggtggcggtggcggtggtggcagcCAGCCTCTCCACTACCAGCAGTTCCCGTTGCCGCAACACACCACCCAGCACAACCAGTTTCCTCAGCTTCAACCTCAGTGCCACAACAGCCACAAGGACAGTACCGTCGCCGGACCGCCGCCACCTTTCAAAACGGACCCTTTCGCCACCAAAGACCACTGGACGGGTTTCACCCAGAGCGGTCAAGGGGAGACCTTGAACCCGGGCCCCTGCCTCTATAACGGACACGTCCCCTCCACCTGCACCGTGGACTCCTGTATGAACTACTGCATGGTGGACGTGCCGGTCAATGGGGGGGCAGTGAGAGGGAACGGTATTCATCAGAGTGCAATGAATTCTATTTCGTCGTATCAGGTGGTCAATCCAAAAGGCCAGGAGCAGCTAGCGCAGGTTTTGTCCAGCATCTCGAATCAGATCCTGGGCTCAGGGCAGCCGTGTAGACAACTGTCCACGCTTGATTCCTGTGGACTGTTTACCTCAGACCTCGGTCAAATTCCGACACAGCACAAG TTGCAGAATGGCTGCCTATCCAGTGCCTCCCATCCAGGAGACGGTGCCCTGCCCAGTGGGAATGGACTGACAGTGCCCAACGGCATTACCCCACACCCAGAGACGGTGCCCAGTTTTACTGACCCACAGACAACGGGATTCTTCCTCTGA
- the faima gene encoding fas apoptotic inhibitory molecule a has product MSSDLVGVWEIALSDGVHRIEFEHGTTTGKRVVCIDGKEVLRRDWMFKLVGKETFCVGSSDTKATINIDAVSGFAYEYTLEINGKSLKKYMENRSKVTSTWVLNLDGTDCRVVLEKDTMDIWCNGQMMETAGEFVEDGTETHFTLSDHDCCIKAVSSGKRRDGIIHTLLVDGNEVAECTE; this is encoded by the exons ATGTCGAGCGACCTGGTGGGCGTGTGGGAGATTGCTCTGAGCGATGGAGTCCACAGGATCGAGTTTGAACATGGCACAACCACTGGGAAACGGGTCGTCTGCATAGATGGCAAG GAAGTTCTACGAAGGGACTGGATGTTCAAACTGGTTGGAAAAGAGACATTTTGTGTGGGGAGCTCAGACACTAAGGCCACCATAAACATTGATGCGGTGAGCGGCTTTGCCTACGAGTACACGCTTGAGATCAATGGAAAGAGCTTGAAGAAGTATATGGAGAATCGCTCAAAGGTGACCAGTACTTGGGTGCTCAACCTGGATGGCACAGACTGCAGGGTTGTCCTGG AGAAGGATACCATGGACATTTGGTGTAATGGACAAATGATGGAAACAGCT GGCGAGTTTGTGGAAGATGGCACAGAAACACATTTCACCCTGAGTGACCATGACTGTTGCATCAAGGCTGTCAGCAGTGGCAAAAGAAGAGACGGCATCATCCACACGCTCTTAGTTGATGGCAACGAGGTGGCAGAGTGCACAGAgtaa